In a single window of the Nocardioides sp. L-11A genome:
- a CDS encoding ABC transporter ATP-binding protein: MSTTSPSRSTSVGTSSAPLLSIRELEVHFPTQDGLVRAVNGLTFDLERGKTLGIVGESGSGKSVSSMAIMGLHRGTNAKISGEIVLDGVNLLDISADEMRKKRGREVSMIFQDPLSAMHPYYTVGNQIAEAYRVHHDVSRKIAKQRAVEMLDRVGIPTPDKRVNDYPHQFSGGMRQRAMIAMGLINDPGLLIADEPTTALDVTVQAQILDLLQDLQREFNSAIIIITHDLGVVAEMADDVLVMYAGRAVEHGPCKEILTHPEMPYTWGLLSSVPDLSGDPDARLVPIPGNPPSLLNPPSGCAFHPRCPHRDKVPGDLCRTELPLLVPGQRGAHHTKRCHLPNPDAIYEAEVLPDIAPDLVGGAGEGAGEGAEELR; encoded by the coding sequence ATGTCCACCACCTCCCCGTCCCGGTCCACGAGCGTCGGCACCTCGTCCGCACCGCTGCTGTCGATCCGCGAGCTCGAGGTCCACTTCCCGACCCAGGACGGCCTGGTCCGGGCCGTCAACGGCCTCACCTTCGACCTCGAGCGCGGCAAGACGCTCGGCATCGTGGGCGAGTCCGGCTCCGGCAAGTCGGTCTCGAGCATGGCGATCATGGGCCTGCACCGGGGCACCAACGCGAAGATCAGCGGCGAGATCGTTCTCGACGGGGTCAACCTGCTCGACATCTCCGCCGACGAGATGCGCAAGAAGCGCGGGCGCGAGGTCTCGATGATCTTCCAGGACCCGCTCTCCGCGATGCACCCGTACTACACGGTCGGCAACCAGATCGCCGAGGCCTACCGGGTCCATCACGACGTGTCCCGCAAGATCGCCAAGCAGCGCGCCGTGGAGATGCTCGACCGGGTCGGGATCCCGACCCCGGACAAGCGGGTCAACGACTACCCGCACCAGTTCTCCGGCGGCATGCGCCAGCGCGCGATGATCGCGATGGGCCTGATCAACGACCCCGGCCTGCTCATCGCCGACGAGCCGACCACGGCCCTCGACGTGACCGTCCAGGCGCAGATCCTCGACCTGCTCCAGGACCTGCAGCGCGAGTTCAACTCCGCGATCATCATCATCACCCACGACCTGGGCGTCGTGGCGGAGATGGCCGACGACGTCCTGGTGATGTACGCCGGCCGCGCGGTCGAGCACGGCCCGTGCAAGGAGATCCTGACGCACCCGGAGATGCCCTACACCTGGGGCCTGCTCTCCAGCGTCCCCGACCTCTCCGGCGACCCGGACGCCCGGCTCGTACCGATCCCGGGCAACCCGCCGAGCCTGCTGAACCCGCCGTCGGGCTGTGCGTTCCACCCGCGCTGCCCGCACCGCGACAAGGTCCCCGGCGACCTGTGCCGCACCGAGCTGCCGTTGCTCGTCCCCGGCCAGCGCGGAGCCCACCACACCAAGCGGTGCCACCTGCCGAATCCCGACGCGATCTACGAGGCCGAGGTGCTGCCGGACATCGCGCCGGACCTCGTCGGCGGTGCCGGCGAGGGTGCCGGCGAGGGTGCCGAGGAGCTGCGATGA
- a CDS encoding dipeptide ABC transporter ATP-binding protein: MAVAPRTEGHSAAVAPSDAKPILEVDGLRMHFPVKAPGLIRRTVGHVQAVDGVSFQVAESTSLGLVGESGCGKSTTGRLITRLYEPTAGAIRFEGQDIAHAKAGELKPLRREIQMIFQDPYTSLNPRQTVGSIVGAPLAIHKVLPKDKILPRVQELLEIVGLNPEHFNRYPHEFSGGQRQRIGIARALTLQPKLLVADEPVSALDVSIQAQVVNLLQDIQTEFGVAFLFIAHDLAIVRHFCPEIAVMYLGKIVEIGDRESIYGNAHHPYTQALLSAVPDVKQAATGGRLERIRLQGDVPSPINPPSGCRFRTRCPIAQEICARHEPPLLQIGRKHKVACHFPGRLGEAPREPLTAGLLGVDSEGRPDPGASPSTDLVEQPGYADTWFDLDNKSIGRA, from the coding sequence ATGGCCGTCGCGCCGAGGACCGAGGGGCACAGCGCGGCTGTCGCGCCCTCCGACGCCAAGCCGATCCTCGAGGTGGACGGCCTGCGCATGCACTTCCCGGTCAAGGCACCGGGCCTGATCCGCCGTACCGTCGGTCACGTCCAGGCGGTCGACGGGGTGTCCTTCCAGGTCGCCGAGTCGACCTCGCTCGGCCTGGTCGGCGAGTCCGGCTGCGGCAAGTCGACCACCGGCCGCCTGATCACCCGGCTCTACGAGCCCACGGCCGGCGCGATCCGCTTCGAGGGCCAGGACATCGCCCACGCGAAGGCGGGCGAGCTCAAGCCGCTGCGGCGCGAGATCCAGATGATCTTCCAGGACCCCTACACCTCGCTGAACCCGCGGCAGACGGTCGGCTCGATCGTCGGCGCGCCGCTCGCGATCCACAAGGTGCTGCCGAAGGACAAGATCCTCCCGCGGGTCCAGGAGCTGCTCGAGATCGTCGGGCTGAACCCGGAGCACTTCAACCGCTACCCGCACGAGTTCTCCGGCGGCCAGCGCCAGCGCATCGGCATCGCCCGCGCGCTGACCCTGCAGCCCAAGCTGCTGGTCGCCGACGAGCCGGTCTCCGCGCTCGACGTGTCGATCCAGGCGCAGGTGGTCAACCTGCTCCAGGACATCCAGACCGAGTTCGGCGTCGCCTTCCTCTTCATCGCCCACGACCTCGCGATCGTGCGGCACTTCTGCCCCGAGATCGCGGTGATGTACCTCGGCAAGATCGTCGAGATCGGCGACCGCGAGTCGATCTACGGCAACGCGCACCACCCGTACACCCAGGCGCTCCTCTCGGCGGTGCCGGACGTGAAGCAGGCGGCGACCGGGGGACGCCTGGAGCGGATCCGGCTGCAGGGCGACGTCCCCAGCCCGATCAACCCGCCGTCCGGCTGCCGGTTCCGCACCCGCTGCCCGATCGCCCAGGAGATCTGCGCCCGGCACGAGCCGCCACTCCTCCAGATCGGCCGCAAGCACAAGGTCGCCTGCCACTTCCCGGGCCGCCTCGGCGAGGCGCCGCGCGAGCCGCTGACCGCCGGTCTGCTGGGCGTCGACTCCGAGGGACGGCCCGATCCCGGCGCCAGCCCGAGCACGGACCTGGTCGAGCAGCCCGGGTACGCCGACACGTGGTTCGACCTCGACAACAAGTCCATCGGACGCGCCTGA
- a CDS encoding ABC transporter substrate-binding protein, giving the protein MAFKKPLAAVAATALAATLAACGGGSGDDDNGGGSSSGGKAEKGGDAIFFVGPRTVEHWDPQRMYIGRDLNNSGRLFYRSLVALPASNDPVEGTTPVADLATDTGTTEDGGKTWSFTVRDGVKWEDGQAITCEDFKYGASRNFATDVIIGGPANYLFTYLDIPTGDDELPAYKGPYSGEGQDLFDKAVTCDGQTITYRFKKAWPDFPNSIAQLRYMDPYRADLDKGDANNFAIISNGPYKLDGDWKEGTGGKFVRNDNWDESTDPIRKAYPDTWDFREGDTDEAIYEQLLADTGDAQYAVTERRLPPALFSRKDEAGDRYSQVESPYVDYVLPNFNSPVFKDANCREALKLATDRAGWIKAGGGDNYFKATDSVINPGVPGYKPNPAFADIPAAGDPEAAAAALEKCSAPKPVKIKFTYSGGTPTSDNQASALKAAWDKAGFQTELDPLEDTYYAVIQKPDADFDVTWGGWGADWASAGTVIPPLFDSRINLTGDSNGNDYGNYKGGPEVNQLIDDAYAEPDLDVAADKWAAVDAKLGEDIAYIPLEITIFNFVHGGKVTGYANNVSVNGYADLAVLGVEK; this is encoded by the coding sequence ATGGCCTTCAAGAAGCCATTGGCCGCCGTAGCGGCCACGGCGCTCGCGGCCACGCTCGCCGCGTGTGGCGGTGGCAGCGGCGACGACGACAACGGCGGCGGCAGCAGCAGCGGCGGCAAGGCGGAGAAGGGTGGCGACGCCATCTTCTTCGTCGGTCCGCGGACCGTCGAGCACTGGGACCCCCAGCGCATGTACATCGGTCGTGACCTGAACAACTCCGGCCGTCTCTTCTACCGGAGTCTGGTGGCGCTGCCCGCGTCCAACGACCCGGTCGAGGGCACGACGCCGGTCGCCGACCTCGCGACCGACACCGGCACCACCGAGGACGGCGGCAAGACGTGGAGCTTCACGGTCCGCGACGGCGTCAAGTGGGAGGACGGCCAGGCGATCACGTGTGAGGACTTCAAGTACGGCGCGTCGCGGAACTTCGCGACCGACGTGATCATCGGTGGTCCCGCCAACTACCTGTTCACCTACCTCGACATCCCGACCGGTGACGACGAGCTGCCGGCCTACAAGGGCCCCTACTCCGGCGAGGGCCAGGACCTGTTCGACAAGGCCGTCACCTGCGACGGCCAGACGATCACGTACCGGTTCAAGAAGGCGTGGCCGGACTTCCCGAACTCGATCGCGCAGCTGCGGTACATGGACCCGTACCGGGCCGACCTCGACAAGGGCGACGCGAACAACTTCGCGATCATCTCCAACGGTCCCTACAAGCTCGACGGTGACTGGAAGGAGGGCACCGGTGGCAAGTTCGTCCGCAACGACAACTGGGACGAGTCCACCGACCCGATCCGCAAGGCCTACCCGGACACCTGGGACTTCCGCGAGGGTGACACCGACGAGGCGATCTACGAGCAGCTGCTCGCCGACACCGGTGACGCGCAGTACGCCGTGACCGAGCGTCGTCTCCCGCCGGCGCTGTTCAGCCGCAAGGACGAGGCCGGAGATCGCTACAGCCAGGTCGAGTCGCCGTACGTCGACTACGTGCTGCCGAACTTCAACTCCCCGGTCTTCAAGGACGCCAACTGCCGCGAGGCGCTCAAGCTGGCGACCGACCGCGCGGGCTGGATCAAGGCCGGTGGTGGCGACAACTACTTCAAGGCCACCGACTCGGTGATCAACCCCGGCGTTCCCGGCTACAAGCCGAACCCGGCCTTCGCGGACATCCCGGCCGCCGGTGACCCGGAAGCCGCCGCTGCCGCGCTGGAGAAGTGCTCGGCCCCCAAGCCGGTGAAGATCAAGTTCACCTACTCGGGCGGCACGCCGACCTCCGACAACCAGGCCTCCGCCCTCAAGGCCGCCTGGGACAAGGCCGGCTTCCAGACCGAGCTGGACCCGCTCGAGGACACCTACTACGCCGTGATCCAGAAGCCGGACGCCGACTTCGACGTCACCTGGGGTGGTTGGGGTGCTGACTGGGCCTCCGCCGGCACCGTCATCCCGCCGCTGTTCGACAGCCGGATCAACCTGACCGGCGACTCCAACGGCAACGACTACGGCAACTACAAGGGTGGCCCCGAGGTCAACCAGCTCATCGACGACGCCTACGCCGAGCCCGACCTCGACGTGGCGGCGGACAAGTGGGCCGCGGTCGACGCCAAGCTGGGTGAGGACATCGCCTACATCCCGCTGGAGATCACGATCTTCAACTTCGTCCACGGAGGGAAGGTCACCGGCTACGCGAACAACGTGTCGGTCAACGGCTACGCCGACCTCGCCGTGCTCGGCGTGGAGAAGTGA
- a CDS encoding ABC transporter permease produces the protein MLAYVIRRVFAGVIMLIVMSIVTFALFFASPIDQESFICGKNCSAAQKKQTAAAMGYDDSFVNQWTDFAKGVVVGRDFPDDPKLRETAPQTIVRCDAPCLGYSRERGDTVTNLIKDTFPVSFSLAISAFVLWIVGGVLFGVIAALKKGSWIDRGLVGLTLIGYAFPTFFVGLLLYKFVAIQWGLTDVPRYTSIADGGIGGWLSSLTLPAITLAVFFMAAYVRMTRSYVIESFQEDYVRTARAKGLSERTVTFKHALRAALTPIVTMAGLDLAGLLGGAIITEQVFNYPGMGKLFVLASTDFDLPTIVGLVVLLAAFVILANIIVDLLYAVIDPRVRLG, from the coding sequence GTGCTCGCGTACGTCATCCGCCGTGTCTTCGCCGGCGTGATCATGCTCATCGTGATGAGCATCGTCACCTTCGCCCTGTTCTTCGCCTCGCCGATCGACCAGGAGTCCTTCATCTGCGGCAAGAACTGCTCGGCCGCGCAGAAGAAGCAGACCGCCGCGGCGATGGGCTATGACGACAGCTTCGTCAACCAGTGGACCGACTTCGCCAAGGGCGTGGTCGTCGGCCGCGACTTCCCCGACGACCCCAAGCTGCGTGAGACCGCGCCGCAGACGATCGTCCGCTGTGACGCGCCGTGCCTGGGCTACTCCCGCGAGCGTGGCGACACGGTCACCAACCTGATCAAGGACACCTTCCCGGTGTCGTTCTCGCTGGCGATCTCCGCCTTCGTGCTGTGGATCGTCGGCGGCGTCCTGTTCGGCGTGATCGCCGCCCTCAAGAAGGGCTCCTGGATCGACCGCGGCCTGGTCGGCCTGACCCTGATCGGCTACGCGTTCCCGACCTTCTTCGTCGGTCTGCTGCTCTACAAGTTCGTCGCCATCCAATGGGGGCTGACGGACGTGCCACGCTATACGTCGATCGCCGACGGCGGGATCGGCGGCTGGCTGTCCAGCCTCACCCTGCCCGCGATCACCCTCGCCGTGTTCTTCATGGCGGCCTACGTCCGCATGACCCGCTCGTACGTGATCGAGTCGTTCCAGGAGGACTACGTCCGCACGGCCCGGGCCAAGGGCCTGTCCGAGCGCACGGTCACCTTCAAGCACGCCCTCCGCGCCGCGCTGACGCCGATCGTGACCATGGCGGGTCTCGACCTCGCCGGCCTCCTGGGCGGTGCGATCATCACCGAGCAGGTCTTCAACTATCCGGGCATGGGCAAGCTCTTCGTCCTGGCGAGCACCGACTTCGACCTCCCGACCATCGTCGGCCTGGTCGTCCTCCTGGCGGCCTTCGTCATCCTCGCCAATATCATCGTGGACCTGCTGTACGCCGTCATCGACCCGCGCGTGCGCCTGGGCTGA
- a CDS encoding DUF6167 family protein, translating to MKAGVWFAAGAAAGVYGVVRARRLAEALTPDGMRDRIGAAFLGARMFGEEVARGQAEAEIHLRQRFDGADAGPPQLMNPTTTPSREGTR from the coding sequence GTGAAGGCGGGCGTCTGGTTCGCGGCCGGCGCCGCGGCCGGGGTCTACGGCGTGGTCCGGGCCCGGCGGCTCGCCGAGGCGCTCACCCCCGACGGCATGCGCGACCGCATCGGAGCGGCCTTCCTCGGCGCCCGGATGTTCGGCGAGGAGGTCGCCCGCGGACAGGCCGAGGCCGAGATCCACCTGCGGCAGCGTTTCGACGGAGCCGACGCCGGTCCGCCCCAGCTGATGAACCCCACCACCACACCGAGCAGAGAAGGCACCCGTTGA
- the alaS gene encoding alanine--tRNA ligase: MSSAEIRNRFLAHFEARGHTVVPSASLLLDDPNLLFVNAGMVPFKPYFLGQETPPFQRATSVQKCVRTLDIEEVGKTTRHGTFFQMNGNFSFGDYFKEGAVQFAWELITNVQADGGFGFDPDKIWVTVLPEDDEARDAWKRIAGLPDERIQPRGLKDNYWNMGVPGPGGPCSEIYIDRGPAFGPDGGPEADEDRFLEIWNLVFMQEELSAVRAKDDFDIAGPLPSKNIDTGMGLERVAYLLQDKHNMYEIDTIFPVIEKAMDLSGKKYGATGADAHVDDVRFRVVADHVRSSLMLIGDGVTPGNEGRGYVLRRLLRRAVRNMRLLGFQDPALPELLPVSRDRMGESYPELVSGWDRIAQVAYAEEEAFRKTLQAGTQIFDLAAGEVRRSGASTIPGDKAFALHDTYGFPIDLTLEMATEAGLAVDESGFRQLMAEQRERAKADARAKKGQHADTAVYRDILDANGPTEWLAYETLETESKPLALLREGAAVPVLTGGEIGELVLDRTPFYAESGGQVADAGVIEFEGGALEVLDVQRPVRGLVVHQVRVVDGELPADARLLHAKVDPQWRIGARQAHSGTHIVHAALREVLGPTALQSGSYNRPGYLRLDFGWLSALSPEQVRAIEEVSNNALRADLPVGWQYMTLGEAKDWGAIALFGETYDDRSVRVVEIGGPWSRELCGGTHVEHSSQVGTVVVTGEASVGSGNRRIEALTGVEGFAYLARERDVVGQLSTLLKTQPDDLVGRVGDLLERLKQSEKEMEKIRLAQLLSGGAALAEGATDVNGVRLVAQRLDGAAGGDVRTLATDVRARLVGDAPAVVVLVGAADGKAAIVAALNDAAQARGLAAGDLVRAAAPFLGGKGGGKADLAQGGGTDVSRIDEALAAVTAAVASA, encoded by the coding sequence CTGAGCAGCGCGGAGATCCGCAACCGGTTCCTCGCCCACTTCGAGGCGCGCGGCCACACCGTCGTACCGTCGGCCTCCCTGCTGCTCGACGACCCCAACCTGCTGTTCGTCAACGCGGGCATGGTGCCCTTCAAGCCCTACTTCCTGGGCCAGGAGACACCGCCGTTCCAGCGGGCCACCAGCGTGCAGAAGTGCGTGCGCACCCTCGACATCGAGGAGGTCGGCAAGACGACCCGCCACGGCACGTTCTTCCAGATGAACGGCAACTTCTCCTTCGGCGACTACTTCAAGGAGGGCGCCGTCCAGTTCGCCTGGGAGCTGATCACCAACGTCCAGGCCGACGGCGGGTTCGGCTTCGACCCCGACAAGATCTGGGTCACCGTGCTGCCCGAGGACGACGAGGCGCGCGACGCGTGGAAGCGGATCGCGGGCCTGCCCGACGAGCGGATCCAGCCGCGCGGGCTCAAGGACAACTACTGGAACATGGGCGTGCCCGGTCCCGGCGGCCCCTGCAGCGAGATCTACATCGACCGCGGCCCCGCGTTCGGCCCGGACGGCGGCCCCGAGGCCGACGAGGACCGGTTCCTGGAGATCTGGAACCTGGTCTTCATGCAGGAGGAGCTCAGCGCCGTCCGTGCCAAGGACGACTTCGACATCGCCGGGCCGCTGCCGAGCAAGAACATCGACACCGGCATGGGCCTGGAGCGGGTCGCGTACCTGCTCCAGGACAAGCACAACATGTACGAGATCGACACCATCTTCCCGGTGATCGAGAAGGCGATGGACCTGTCCGGGAAGAAGTACGGCGCGACCGGTGCCGACGCCCATGTCGACGACGTGCGCTTCCGCGTGGTCGCCGACCACGTCCGCAGCTCGCTCATGCTGATCGGTGACGGCGTCACGCCCGGCAACGAGGGCCGCGGCTACGTCCTGCGCCGGCTGCTGCGCCGCGCCGTGCGCAACATGCGGCTGCTCGGCTTCCAGGACCCCGCACTGCCCGAGCTGCTGCCGGTCTCCCGCGACCGGATGGGGGAGAGCTACCCCGAGCTGGTCTCCGGCTGGGACCGGATCGCCCAGGTCGCGTACGCCGAGGAGGAGGCGTTCCGCAAGACGCTCCAGGCCGGCACCCAGATCTTCGATCTCGCCGCCGGCGAGGTGCGGCGGTCCGGCGCCTCGACCATCCCGGGCGACAAGGCGTTCGCGCTGCACGACACCTACGGCTTCCCGATCGACCTGACCCTGGAGATGGCCACCGAGGCCGGTCTCGCGGTCGACGAGTCCGGCTTCCGGCAGTTGATGGCCGAGCAGCGCGAGCGGGCCAAGGCCGACGCGCGCGCCAAGAAGGGTCAGCACGCCGACACGGCGGTCTACCGTGACATCCTCGACGCCAACGGCCCGACCGAGTGGCTGGCCTACGAGACCCTCGAGACCGAGTCGAAGCCGCTGGCGCTGCTGCGCGAGGGGGCTGCCGTCCCCGTGCTCACCGGTGGCGAGATCGGCGAGCTGGTCCTCGACCGCACCCCGTTCTACGCCGAGTCCGGTGGCCAGGTCGCCGATGCGGGCGTCATCGAGTTCGAGGGCGGCGCGCTGGAGGTGCTCGACGTCCAGCGCCCGGTCCGCGGCCTGGTGGTGCACCAGGTGCGGGTGGTCGACGGAGAGCTGCCCGCCGACGCGCGGCTGCTGCACGCGAAGGTCGACCCGCAGTGGCGCATCGGCGCCCGGCAGGCGCATTCCGGCACCCACATCGTGCACGCAGCGCTGCGCGAGGTGCTCGGCCCCACGGCCCTGCAGTCCGGCTCCTACAACCGCCCGGGCTATCTCCGCCTCGACTTCGGCTGGCTCAGCGCCCTGTCGCCCGAGCAGGTCCGCGCGATCGAGGAGGTCTCCAACAACGCGCTGCGCGCCGACCTGCCCGTCGGCTGGCAGTACATGACGCTCGGCGAGGCCAAGGACTGGGGCGCGATCGCCCTCTTCGGCGAGACCTATGACGACCGATCAGTCCGCGTCGTCGAGATCGGCGGCCCCTGGTCGCGTGAGCTCTGCGGTGGCACCCACGTGGAGCACTCCAGCCAGGTCGGCACCGTCGTGGTCACCGGCGAGGCGTCGGTCGGCTCGGGCAACCGCCGCATCGAGGCGTTGACCGGCGTCGAGGGCTTCGCCTATCTCGCCCGCGAGCGCGATGTGGTCGGCCAGCTCTCCACCCTGCTCAAGACCCAGCCCGACGACCTCGTCGGCCGGGTCGGCGACCTCCTGGAGCGACTCAAGCAGTCCGAGAAGGAGATGGAGAAGATCCGGCTCGCCCAGCTGCTGTCCGGCGGCGCGGCGCTCGCCGAGGGCGCCACCGACGTCAACGGCGTACGTCTGGTCGCCCAGCGGCTCGACGGTGCGGCGGGTGGCGACGTGCGCACCCTGGCGACCGATGTCCGGGCCCGCCTCGTGGGCGACGCCCCGGCGGTCGTCGTCCTCGTGGGCGCAGCCGATGGCAAGGCCGCGATCGTCGCCGCCCTCAATGATGCCGCCCAGGCCCGCGGCCTGGCGGCGGGAGACCTGGTGCGCGCCGCGGCGCCCTTCCTCGGCGGCAAGGGCGGCGGCAAGGCCGACCTCGCCCAGGGCGGCGGCACCGACGTGTCCCGGATCGACGAGGCGCTCGCCGCGGTGACGGCAGCGGTCGCCTCGGCCTGA
- a CDS encoding replication-associated recombination protein A, translating into MDDEPQLFDTPGSRGSASGGSLADAGHASTPLAVRMRPRTLEELVGQEQLRAPGSPLRQLVEGDQSLSLLLWGPPGTGKTTIASIISQQTGRRFVEISAVSAGVKEVRAAIDSARRQLVATGEETVLFVDEVHRFSKAQQDALLPGVENRWVSLVAATTENPSFSVISPLLSRSLLLRLQSLTDDDIAAVLDLAVTDERGLDGEVVLEDAARDHIVRLAGGDARRSLTYLEAAAGAARTKASTGSTAKPVIDVETAETAADQAAVRYDRDGDQHYDVVSAFIKSVRGSDADAALHYLARMMEAGEDPRFIARRLMILASEDIGLADPTALTTAVAAAQTVQLIGMPEAQLTLAHATIALAVAPKSNAVTTAIGEAIGDVRAGKIGQVPPHLRDAHYSGAKALGHGKGYVYSHDAPYGVAEQQYAPDVVLDASYYRPTELGAEAAVKQRWERVRRIIRGR; encoded by the coding sequence GTGGATGACGAGCCCCAGCTGTTCGACACCCCCGGCTCCCGGGGGTCGGCGTCGGGCGGCTCCCTCGCCGACGCCGGTCACGCGTCGACGCCGCTGGCGGTGCGGATGCGCCCGCGCACGCTCGAGGAGCTGGTCGGCCAGGAGCAGCTGCGTGCGCCCGGTTCGCCGCTGCGCCAGCTCGTCGAGGGCGACCAGTCGCTCTCGCTGCTGCTGTGGGGGCCGCCCGGCACCGGCAAGACGACGATCGCCTCGATCATCAGCCAGCAGACCGGGCGCCGGTTCGTGGAGATCTCGGCCGTCTCCGCGGGCGTCAAGGAGGTCCGCGCGGCCATCGACTCCGCCCGTCGCCAGCTCGTCGCGACGGGGGAGGAGACGGTGCTCTTCGTCGACGAGGTGCACCGGTTCAGCAAGGCCCAGCAGGACGCCCTGCTGCCGGGCGTCGAGAACCGCTGGGTCTCCCTGGTGGCGGCCACCACGGAGAACCCGTCGTTCAGCGTGATCTCGCCACTGCTCTCGCGCAGCCTGCTGCTGCGGCTGCAGTCACTCACCGACGACGACATCGCGGCCGTCCTGGACCTCGCGGTGACCGATGAGCGCGGCCTCGACGGCGAGGTGGTGCTCGAGGACGCCGCCCGCGACCACATCGTGCGGCTCGCCGGCGGCGATGCCCGGCGCTCGCTGACCTACCTGGAGGCCGCCGCCGGCGCCGCCCGGACCAAGGCATCGACCGGCTCGACCGCCAAGCCGGTGATCGACGTCGAGACCGCCGAGACGGCGGCCGACCAGGCGGCGGTGCGCTACGACCGCGACGGCGACCAGCACTACGACGTCGTCAGCGCGTTCATCAAGTCGGTCCGCGGCTCCGACGCGGACGCCGCGCTGCACTACCTGGCCCGGATGATGGAGGCGGGGGAGGATCCCCGCTTCATCGCCCGGCGGCTGATGATCCTCGCCAGCGAGGACATCGGGCTCGCGGACCCGACGGCCCTCACGACCGCGGTGGCCGCCGCGCAGACCGTGCAGCTGATCGGGATGCCCGAGGCGCAGCTCACCCTGGCCCACGCCACCATCGCGCTGGCGGTGGCCCCGAAGTCCAACGCCGTGACCACCGCGATCGGCGAGGCGATCGGCGACGTCCGGGCGGGCAAGATCGGACAGGTGCCGCCCCACCTGCGCGACGCCCACTACTCCGGCGCCAAGGCCCTCGGGCATGGGAAGGGCTACGTCTACAGCCACGACGCGCCGTACGGCGTGGCCGAGCAGCAGTACGCCCCCGACGTGGTCCTCGACGCGTCCTACTACCGCCCGACCGAGCTGGGCGCCGAGGCCGCCGTCAAACAGCGGTGGGAGCGGGTACGCCGTATCATCCGCGGGCGGTAG
- a CDS encoding ABC transporter permease — translation MTIPGSELEIHEAEVPVEDDVVVKVAGRSPTQLAVARFRADKLSMISFVLSVLIVLCAIAAPILVSMGVLNPNEPHQNLLSDDGVVPSGAFGGVSWDHPLGVDPGLGRDLLSRLMLAISWSLGIALTGTLFTVVIGSVLGIIAGFSGGFVDATIGRIIDLTLSFPQTMMLLALAAPTVLLLRTQVSDVWGFGFLSNADLSNALFVIGILAAFGWPPVARVVRGQVLSIREREFIEAARLFGASRRRLYFKEVLPNVWAPVLVYLTLLVPAYISAEAAFNFLGVGIKPPTPTLGNILAHSKDYTSGDPTYFFLPGLLLALIVVVFNLLGDGARDALDPKSNR, via the coding sequence ATGACGATCCCGGGCTCCGAACTGGAGATCCACGAGGCTGAGGTTCCGGTCGAGGACGACGTCGTCGTCAAGGTCGCCGGACGATCCCCGACCCAGCTGGCCGTCGCCCGCTTCCGGGCGGACAAGCTCTCGATGATCTCGTTCGTCCTGTCGGTGCTGATCGTGCTGTGCGCGATCGCGGCGCCGATCCTGGTGTCGATGGGGGTCTTGAACCCCAACGAGCCGCACCAGAACCTGCTCTCCGACGACGGCGTCGTCCCGAGCGGCGCGTTCGGCGGCGTCAGCTGGGACCACCCGCTCGGCGTCGACCCGGGCCTCGGGCGCGACCTGCTCTCGCGGCTGATGCTGGCGATTTCCTGGTCGCTGGGCATCGCGCTCACCGGGACGCTCTTCACCGTCGTGATCGGCTCGGTGCTCGGCATCATCGCGGGCTTCTCCGGCGGCTTCGTGGACGCCACGATCGGCCGGATCATCGACCTGACGCTCTCGTTCCCGCAGACGATGATGCTGCTGGCGCTGGCGGCGCCGACCGTGCTCCTGCTGCGCACCCAGGTCTCCGACGTCTGGGGCTTCGGCTTCCTCTCCAACGCGGACCTGTCGAACGCGCTGTTCGTCATCGGCATCCTCGCGGCCTTCGGCTGGCCGCCGGTGGCGCGCGTGGTCCGCGGCCAGGTGCTGTCGATCCGTGAGCGCGAGTTCATCGAGGCGGCCCGGCTGTTCGGTGCCTCCCGGCGGAGGCTGTACTTCAAGGAGGTGCTGCCCAACGTGTGGGCGCCGGTGCTCGTCTACCTGACGCTGCTCGTGCCGGCCTACATCTCAGCGGAGGCGGCCTTCAACTTCCTCGGCGTCGGCATCAAGCCGCCCACGCCGACCCTCGGCAACATCCTGGCCCACTCCAAGGACTACACCAGCGGCGATCCGACGTACTTCTTCCTGCCCGGCCTGCTGCTGGCCCTCATCGTCGTGGTGTTCAACCTCCTCGGCGACGGCGCCCGAGACGCGCTCGACCCCAAGTCGAACCGATAA